The following are encoded in a window of Vespa crabro chromosome 2, iyVesCrab1.2, whole genome shotgun sequence genomic DNA:
- the LOC124433231 gene encoding NADH dehydrogenase [ubiquinone] 1 beta subcomplex subunit 10 encodes MEDSPNALIKFAKAVYYIIDTPVVFFREKIVEPNQKKYPWYHQKFRRVPTIDECYTDDLVCYTEANLQFERDKAVDDAILSILRCRYEECAMYHGEDDREVCYPLRKIYEEASGAWFAKYGDLNPTLNVQQAFMKQKHRMVWERRHGPVGSGMKT; translated from the exons ATGGAAGACAGTCCAAAtgctttaataaaatttgcaaAAGCTGTATATTACATCATTGATACACCTGTTGTATTTTTTCGAG agaAAATCGTTGAGCcaaatcaaaaaaaatatccttgGTATCATCAAAAATTTCGCCGTGTTCCAACTATTGATGAATGTTATACGGATGACTTAGTTTGTTACACTGAAGCTAATCTTCAATTTGAACGCGATAA GGCTGTCGATGATgctattttatctattttgaGATGTCGATATGAAGAATGTGCTATGTATCATGGAGAAGATGATAGGGAAGTTTGTTAtcctttaagaaaaatatatgaagaaGCCAGTGGAGCTTGGTTTGCAaaat ATGGTGATCTGAATCCTACACTCAATGTACAACAAGCATTTATGAAGCAAAAACATCGTATGGTTTGGGAACGAAGACATGGTCCTGTAGGTAGTGGAATGAAgacataa